From Spartinivicinus ruber, the proteins below share one genomic window:
- the nudC gene encoding NAD(+) diphosphatase yields the protein MFANLMDELAYQPIWYADDLPSADRYLLFYQQKLVVSESQHWLWHEDKLPVQHAAVPLARYQEQTLFLATLRSEKEITSDQLVSLRQAMLAATTRERQLLGYAGHLVGWMEQHRYCGRCARPLQWHPVERAKQCECGAPPLYPAISPCIIVLITRGNQLLLARSPRFPEGVYSTIAGFIEPGETIEHGVMREVAEEVGVVIKNLQYKGSQPWPFPHSLMIGFHAEHDSGEIVVDGEEIEAADWFTLDDLPLLPSSISISRWLIDDYIKNTLG from the coding sequence ATGTTTGCGAACTTGATGGATGAGCTGGCTTATCAGCCAATTTGGTATGCTGATGACCTTCCAAGTGCTGATCGTTACCTGTTGTTTTACCAACAGAAGCTAGTTGTTTCAGAAAGTCAGCATTGGCTGTGGCATGAAGATAAGCTTCCTGTTCAGCATGCAGCAGTACCTTTAGCTCGCTACCAGGAACAAACTCTGTTTTTAGCTACATTAAGGTCAGAGAAAGAAATTACATCTGATCAATTAGTAAGCTTGCGTCAGGCAATGCTAGCTGCAACCACCAGAGAACGACAACTGTTGGGTTATGCTGGCCATTTAGTTGGTTGGATGGAGCAGCATCGATATTGTGGACGTTGTGCTAGGCCTTTACAGTGGCATCCTGTGGAGCGTGCAAAACAGTGCGAATGTGGTGCTCCTCCACTTTATCCTGCTATTTCACCTTGCATTATTGTTTTGATTACCCGTGGTAACCAGTTGTTGCTGGCCCGTTCCCCTCGTTTTCCCGAAGGTGTGTATAGCACGATTGCAGGCTTTATTGAACCAGGCGAAACCATTGAGCACGGGGTTATGCGTGAGGTAGCAGAAGAAGTAGGGGTAGTCATAAAGAACCTGCAGTATAAAGGCAGTCAGCCTTGGCCATTTCCTCACTCATTAATGATTGGGTTTCATGCAGAGCACGACAGTGGTGAGATAGTTGTGGACGGTGAAGAAATTGAAGCAGCTGACTGGTTTACCCTTGATGATTTACCGTTGCTACCATCGTCCATTTCTATTTCACGTTGGTTAATTGATGATTACATAAAAAATACGCTAGGTTAA
- the sohB gene encoding protease SohB, with translation MEFLADFGLFFAKAITLVIAVLILVAGVIALSSKQKKGPSGHIDVKNLTDEFKELVKDVKSVILDKEALKKETKAEKQKEKEEKQAKKAQAKSEQQTTGEAERQKRVYVLDFDGDIKASAVDSLREEITAVLSMAEPIDEVVIRLESAGGMVHSYGLAASQLARIKERGIPLTIAVDKVAASGGYMMACIADKIIAAPFAILGSIGVVAQVPNFHRLLKKNDIDVEVLTAGEYKRTLTMFGENTQKGRQKFLEDLEDTHVLFKEFVTEHRSVINMEEIGTGEVWFGRRAKDKQLIDEIKTSDEYILEQVHQSDVFHVSYELKKTLPEKLGLAANVAIDRLLLKWWDQINQTRFFH, from the coding sequence TTGGAATTTTTAGCTGATTTTGGTTTGTTCTTTGCCAAAGCCATTACCTTGGTTATTGCTGTGTTAATCTTAGTAGCAGGGGTAATTGCACTAAGCAGTAAGCAAAAAAAAGGGCCTTCAGGCCATATTGATGTAAAAAACCTAACCGATGAATTTAAGGAATTGGTAAAAGATGTAAAGTCAGTCATCTTGGATAAAGAGGCTTTGAAAAAAGAAACAAAAGCTGAAAAACAAAAAGAAAAAGAAGAAAAGCAAGCCAAAAAAGCACAAGCGAAAAGCGAACAACAAACCACCGGTGAAGCTGAACGCCAAAAGCGAGTTTATGTGCTCGACTTTGATGGAGATATCAAAGCCTCTGCAGTCGATTCTTTGCGGGAAGAAATAACCGCAGTACTGAGTATGGCTGAGCCTATAGACGAAGTGGTCATCAGGTTAGAAAGTGCTGGAGGCATGGTGCATAGCTACGGTTTGGCAGCGTCTCAGTTGGCGCGAATTAAAGAGCGAGGTATTCCGCTGACGATTGCAGTGGATAAGGTGGCTGCTAGTGGTGGTTATATGATGGCCTGTATTGCCGACAAAATAATAGCAGCACCATTTGCTATTCTTGGTTCTATTGGGGTGGTAGCCCAGGTGCCCAACTTTCACCGGTTGTTAAAAAAGAATGATATTGATGTTGAGGTATTAACTGCTGGTGAATATAAGCGAACTTTAACAATGTTTGGTGAAAATACTCAAAAAGGTCGCCAGAAGTTTCTCGAAGATTTAGAAGACACCCATGTACTGTTTAAAGAGTTTGTAACTGAGCACCGCTCAGTGATTAATATGGAAGAAATTGGTACAGGAGAGGTATGGTTTGGTCGCCGAGCCAAAGATAAACAACTGATTGATGAAATTAAAACCAGTGATGAATATATACTTGAGCAAGTTCATCAGTCTGATGTCTTTCATGTGTCGTATGAATTGAAAAAAACACTGCCAGAAAAATTAGGCTTAGCTGCCAATGTGGCAATCGACAGGTTATTGTTAAAGTGGTGGGATCAGATTAATCAAACACGCTTTTTTCACTAG
- a CDS encoding SCP2 sterol-binding domain-containing protein produces the protein MSNVTDTLNQMKSKFNADAAAGMDVVFQLQIEDDSYHIVVKDGNCDMVEGSHDDPSVTLTMDSETFTGIMNGSVDGMQAFMAGQLRAEGDVMLATRLSELFPIG, from the coding sequence ATGAGTAACGTAACCGATACCCTAAACCAAATGAAAAGCAAATTTAATGCTGATGCTGCCGCTGGGATGGATGTGGTCTTTCAATTACAAATTGAAGATGACTCCTACCATATTGTGGTAAAAGACGGCAATTGCGATATGGTGGAAGGGAGTCACGATGATCCGTCAGTCACTCTAACGATGGATAGTGAAACCTTTACAGGCATCATGAATGGTAGTGTTGATGGTATGCAAGCATTTATGGCAGGCCAACTTCGTGCAGAGGGTGATGTAATGCTGGCAACTCGGCTGTCAGAGTTATTTCCAATCGGCTAG
- a CDS encoding YhdH/YhfP family quinone oxidoreductase, giving the protein MTAFKALLVQQDVVSKFFTQEVVERQTEQLSVGEVLVKVHYSSLNYKDALSAKGNKGVTKNYPHTPGIDAAGEVVESATKDWQPGDKVIVTGYDLGMDTPGGFGQYIRVPAKWVLPLPEGISLHEAMALGTAGLTAALSLTKLQQMGVTPESGEIFVTGASGGVGSLSIALLAKLGYTVAASTGKLEQAEYLSQLGATKIIDREAAFEGVDRPLLPEQWAGAVDTVGGDILFNVIKSLKYGGSVASCGLVASPNFQANVFPFILRGVNWLGIDSVELPLKEKQHMFTKLANEWRIPSLDKIVREVTLDELPHYIESMFKGRLVGRVVVNLTTG; this is encoded by the coding sequence ATGACAGCATTTAAGGCGCTTTTGGTGCAACAGGATGTAGTTTCCAAGTTTTTTACTCAAGAGGTTGTCGAGCGCCAAACAGAACAATTATCAGTAGGGGAAGTGCTAGTTAAAGTTCATTATTCTTCATTAAACTATAAAGATGCTCTGTCAGCAAAAGGCAATAAAGGAGTTACGAAAAATTATCCCCATACGCCAGGAATTGATGCAGCAGGTGAGGTAGTTGAGTCTGCTACTAAAGATTGGCAGCCAGGGGATAAAGTCATTGTTACTGGCTATGATTTGGGTATGGATACCCCTGGTGGGTTTGGCCAATACATTCGAGTACCGGCTAAGTGGGTACTTCCGCTGCCGGAAGGGATCAGTTTACATGAAGCGATGGCATTGGGCACTGCGGGCTTAACGGCGGCTTTATCTTTGACGAAGTTGCAACAAATGGGGGTCACCCCTGAGTCAGGAGAAATCTTTGTCACTGGTGCTAGCGGTGGGGTGGGTAGCTTAAGTATTGCGCTGTTAGCCAAGCTAGGCTATACCGTTGCAGCCAGTACTGGCAAACTGGAACAAGCCGAATATTTAAGCCAGCTGGGTGCCACTAAAATTATTGATCGTGAAGCGGCTTTTGAAGGGGTTGATCGCCCTTTGCTGCCAGAACAGTGGGCGGGTGCAGTTGATACTGTGGGCGGCGATATCTTATTTAATGTTATTAAGTCATTAAAATATGGTGGTAGTGTTGCCAGTTGTGGCCTCGTGGCATCACCTAATTTTCAGGCTAATGTATTCCCATTTATTTTACGGGGAGTCAACTGGCTGGGAATTGACTCGGTAGAGCTACCATTAAAAGAAAAGCAGCACATGTTTACTAAGTTAGCCAACGAGTGGCGTATTCCGTCACTTGATAAAATTGTGCGAGAAGTTACCTTGGATGAATTGCCCCATTATATCGAGTCCATGTTTAAAGGTCGTTTGGTGGGACGTGTCGTTGTGAACTTAACTACTGGTTAA